One Streptomyces sp. ML-6 genomic region harbors:
- the aroH gene encoding chorismate mutase, with amino-acid sequence MAVRAVRGAVQLERDEAGHMEERVGALLTAVLERNGFVADDLISVWFTATPDLHSDFPAAAARGLGIVDVPLICAQELDITGAMPRVVRVLAHVETYLSKSEIAHVYLGATAALRKDIAQ; translated from the coding sequence GTGGCGGTACGAGCGGTCCGCGGAGCCGTCCAACTGGAACGGGACGAGGCCGGGCACATGGAGGAGCGGGTCGGGGCCCTGCTCACCGCCGTCCTCGAACGCAACGGATTCGTCGCGGACGACCTCATCAGCGTCTGGTTCACCGCCACCCCCGACCTGCACAGCGATTTCCCGGCCGCCGCCGCCCGCGGGCTGGGTATCGTCGACGTACCGCTGATCTGCGCCCAGGAACTGGACATCACGGGGGCCATGCCCCGGGTGGTGCGCGTCCTGGCCCACGTGGAGACGTACCTTTCCAAGTCCGAGATCGCACACGTGTACCTCGGCGCCACCGCCGCACTCCGCAAGGACATCGCCCAGTGA
- a CDS encoding prephenate dehydrogenase yields MRTALVIGTGLVGTSAALALAGRGIQVHLTDHDPGSARTAAALGAGTDEAPEGRVDLAVVAVPPAHVAPVLAAAMRDGVARGYLDVASVKGGPRRELEALGLDLTPYIGTHPMAGKERSGPLAATADLFEGRPWVLTPTRDTDTEVLNLALELVALCRAVPVVMDADAHDRAVALVSHTPQLISSMVAARLEEAEESAVRLCGQGIRDVTRIAASDPRMWVEILSANPGPVADVLAGVAADLDETVRALRGLASGDGDERRKGAEGIEDVLRRGNAGQVRVPGKHGTAPAAYEIVSVLISDRPGELARIFADAERIGVNVEDVRIEHATGQQAGLVQLMVEPSAAPGLSAALRERGWSIRQ; encoded by the coding sequence GTGAGAACCGCCCTCGTCATCGGAACGGGCCTGGTCGGCACCTCCGCAGCGCTCGCCCTCGCCGGGCGCGGGATCCAGGTCCACCTGACCGACCACGACCCCGGATCGGCCCGCACCGCGGCCGCGCTCGGCGCGGGTACGGACGAGGCCCCCGAGGGCCGCGTCGACCTGGCGGTCGTCGCCGTGCCGCCCGCCCACGTGGCCCCGGTCCTGGCCGCCGCCATGCGGGACGGCGTCGCGCGCGGCTACCTCGACGTCGCCAGCGTCAAGGGTGGACCGCGCCGCGAGCTGGAGGCCCTCGGCCTCGACCTCACGCCCTACATCGGTACGCACCCCATGGCGGGCAAGGAGCGGTCCGGCCCCCTCGCCGCCACCGCGGACCTGTTCGAGGGCCGTCCCTGGGTCCTCACCCCGACCCGGGACACCGACACCGAGGTCCTCAACCTCGCCCTGGAGCTGGTCGCCCTCTGCCGGGCCGTACCGGTCGTGATGGACGCCGACGCCCACGACCGCGCCGTCGCCCTGGTCTCGCACACCCCGCAGCTGATCTCGTCGATGGTCGCCGCCCGGCTGGAGGAGGCCGAGGAGTCCGCCGTGCGCCTCTGCGGCCAGGGCATCAGGGACGTCACTCGGATCGCCGCCTCCGACCCCCGGATGTGGGTGGAGATCCTCTCCGCCAACCCCGGCCCGGTCGCCGACGTGCTGGCCGGGGTCGCCGCCGACCTGGACGAGACGGTACGGGCGCTGCGCGGCCTCGCGTCCGGTGACGGCGACGAGCGCCGGAAGGGCGCCGAGGGCATCGAGGACGTCCTGCGCCGCGGCAACGCGGGCCAGGTCAGGGTGCCGGGCAAGCACGGCACCGCACCCGCCGCGTACGAGATCGTGTCCGTGCTCATCAGCGACCGGCCGGGCGAGCTGGCCAGGATCTTCGCCGACGCGGAACGGATCGGGGTCAACGTCGAGGACGTCCGCATCGAGCACGCCACCGGACAGCAGGCGGGTCTGGTCCAGCTGATGGTCGAGCCGAGCGCGGCCCCCGGGCTGAGCGCGGCGCTGCGTGAGCGGGGCTGGTCGATACGGCAGTAG
- a CDS encoding YidB family protein — MAGNDLGSLLGGLLGGGSGQGGGSGGAGNVLGALLGALAGGQGGQGGQGGQGGGSVLEGLIGMLTRSGLVDQAQSWVGTGANQPVSGAQIAEALPDETLRQVAREAGVSTEEAADEIARSLPTAVDKLTPSGEVPEGRSIEDLVREQRL, encoded by the coding sequence ATGGCGGGAAACGACCTCGGCAGCCTGCTGGGCGGACTGTTGGGCGGCGGCAGCGGACAGGGCGGCGGCTCCGGCGGCGCGGGGAACGTCCTGGGCGCCCTGCTGGGCGCGCTCGCCGGCGGCCAGGGCGGCCAAGGGGGCCAGGGCGGCCAGGGCGGCGGCAGCGTGCTCGAAGGGCTGATCGGCATGCTCACCCGGTCCGGCCTGGTCGACCAGGCCCAGTCCTGGGTCGGCACCGGCGCGAACCAGCCGGTCAGCGGCGCCCAGATCGCCGAGGCGCTGCCGGACGAGACCCTGCGGCAGGTCGCCCGGGAGGCCGGGGTGTCCACGGAGGAGGCGGCCGACGAGATCGCCCGGTCGCTGCCGACGGCCGTCGACAAATTGACTCCGTCGGGGGAGGTGCCGGAAGGCCGCTCCATCGAGGACCTGGTCCGCGAGCAGCGACTCTGA